The following are from one region of the Paenibacillus sp. JZ16 genome:
- a CDS encoding outer membrane lipoprotein-sorting protein codes for MRRISWVLLAVVLCLTTILAGCGKKNADSVVKDLGKVADKLESAKGAYQGAGVMTIHTGSAPQEYQVEVWYQSPSYYRISLTNGQKDITQIVLRNDDGVFVLTPSLNKSFRFKSDWPDNQGQVYLYQTLLSSILSDNTRQFAEDKDSYVFDVAANYHSHSLIRQKIWLAKDNYTPKQVQVSDSEANVVVEVKFNTFTFDTNLTKDSFDTNKNLSAMNDAKGTMAEVDENGVPVASSTEGNGTQGTEGLTEAASGRDMGSFGIIYPEYVPAGVTNKDTMEVPESKDHAVILKYDGVYQYTIMESRPVDRAVSLVPGEAVYIDFTTVGLLTGDQQRTLTWNSEGVEYRITSANLPVEEMKKVAASMQGESGK; via the coding sequence ATGCGCCGGATTTCATGGGTGCTGCTCGCGGTAGTATTATGCTTAACAACAATACTGGCGGGATGCGGGAAGAAGAATGCAGACAGCGTTGTAAAGGATCTGGGCAAGGTGGCTGATAAGCTGGAAAGTGCCAAGGGCGCTTACCAGGGAGCGGGCGTTATGACCATACATACCGGTTCGGCGCCGCAGGAGTATCAGGTTGAGGTATGGTACCAGTCTCCATCTTATTACCGGATCAGCTTAACCAATGGGCAAAAGGATATTACGCAAATCGTGCTTCGCAACGATGACGGCGTGTTCGTTCTGACGCCGAGCTTAAACAAGAGCTTCCGCTTCAAGAGCGACTGGCCGGATAATCAGGGACAGGTATATCTGTACCAAACGCTGCTCAGCAGCATTCTGAGCGACAACACCCGTCAGTTTGCCGAGGATAAGGATAGTTACGTGTTTGATGTGGCCGCCAATTACCACAGCCATTCCTTGATTCGTCAGAAGATTTGGCTCGCCAAGGACAACTACACGCCGAAACAGGTACAAGTGTCGGATTCCGAAGCGAATGTGGTTGTTGAGGTGAAATTCAACACCTTTACCTTTGATACGAACCTGACCAAGGATTCATTTGATACGAACAAGAATCTAAGTGCCATGAACGATGCGAAGGGGACCATGGCGGAAGTGGACGAGAACGGGGTACCAGTGGCTTCCAGTACGGAAGGTAACGGCACTCAGGGAACCGAAGGTTTGACGGAAGCGGCTTCGGGTCGCGATATGGGATCCTTCGGCATCATCTATCCGGAATATGTGCCTGCAGGGGTCACGAACAAAGACACGATGGAAGTTCCGGAGAGCAAGGATCATGCGGTTATTCTGAAGTATGACGGTGTGTATCAATACACGATTATGGAATCCAGACCGGTGGATCGTGCGGTTTCCCTCGTACCGGGCGAGGCCGTGTATATCGATTTCACAACGGTTGGCCTGCTCACCGGCGATCAGCAAAGAACGCTGACCTGGAATTCGGAAGGCGTGGAATACCGAATTACGAGCGCCAACCTGCCTGTTGAAGAAATGAAGAAAGTCGCTGCTTCCATGCAGGGAGAATCGGGTAAATAA
- a CDS encoding type II toxin-antitoxin system PemK/MazF family toxin — protein sequence MIVKRGDVFFADLSPVVGSEQGGVRPVLVIQNDIGNRFSPTVIVAAITAQIQKAKLPTHVEIDAASHGFDRDSVILLEQIRTIDKQRLTDKITHLDDEMMSKVDDSLQISLGLIDF from the coding sequence GTGATCGTTAAACGGGGCGACGTATTTTTTGCGGATTTATCACCTGTTGTCGGTTCTGAGCAGGGCGGCGTAAGGCCAGTCCTTGTCATTCAGAACGATATCGGCAACCGGTTTAGTCCGACTGTGATTGTTGCAGCCATTACGGCACAGATTCAAAAAGCCAAGCTGCCGACTCACGTCGAAATCGACGCGGCGTCGCATGGATTTGACCGGGATTCCGTCATTTTGCTAGAGCAGATCCGGACGATTGATAAGCAGCGGCTAACCGACAAAATCACCCATCTTGATGATGAAATGATGAGTAAGGTGGATGATTCCCTGCAAATAAGTCTGGGCTTGATTGATTTTTGA
- the alr gene encoding alanine racemase has product MQAIYRPTLAEINLDHLRANYNAFREALPSHMKLLACVKANAYGHGAVEVARELQQLGAAYLSVAFLDEALELRQGGISSPILVLGYTPPEAVEIAYEHDVTITLFSSEVLQAIKALPVQPEKPLKVHIKIDSGMGRLGLLPGEDAISFIEEVFSLTQVVVEGMFTHFARADEKNKDYTLGQYRRFQGVADALRDKDYHIPLIHTGNSAAAIDTPELSYDMVRVGISLYGLYPSDEVNRKTVSLRPVMTLKTKLVYVKNLPPHSGISYGTKYVTEEEEQIGTLPIGYADGFSRMLSGKVEVLIRGRRVPVVGTICMDQCMVSLKPFADEAEQIKAGEEVVLIGQQSDECITADELASKLGTIHYEVVCMIAHRVPRQYIRNDIPVKTVNALWSNL; this is encoded by the coding sequence TTGCAAGCGATATATCGACCTACCCTGGCGGAGATCAACCTGGACCATCTGCGCGCCAACTATAACGCTTTTCGTGAGGCGCTGCCAAGCCACATGAAATTGCTTGCTTGTGTGAAGGCTAACGCCTATGGTCACGGAGCTGTAGAAGTGGCACGCGAACTTCAGCAACTGGGGGCGGCTTACTTAAGCGTAGCTTTCCTGGATGAAGCGCTCGAGCTTCGGCAAGGAGGCATCTCCAGCCCGATCCTGGTGCTCGGATATACACCACCGGAGGCTGTAGAGATCGCTTATGAGCATGATGTAACCATAACCCTGTTCAGTTCGGAAGTGCTCCAAGCGATAAAGGCACTGCCGGTCCAGCCGGAGAAGCCACTCAAGGTACACATCAAGATTGACAGCGGAATGGGTCGTTTGGGCCTGCTTCCAGGCGAAGATGCAATTTCTTTTATAGAAGAAGTATTTTCGCTGACGCAGGTTGTTGTCGAAGGAATGTTTACCCATTTTGCAAGAGCGGATGAAAAGAACAAAGACTATACGTTGGGACAGTACCGCCGTTTTCAGGGCGTAGCGGACGCTCTTCGGGATAAGGACTACCATATCCCGCTCATACATACGGGCAACAGCGCTGCTGCGATTGATACACCCGAATTATCCTATGATATGGTTCGTGTCGGCATCAGCTTGTACGGACTGTATCCTTCAGACGAGGTGAATCGAAAAACAGTGAGCCTCCGCCCTGTCATGACGTTAAAGACAAAGCTTGTCTACGTCAAAAATTTACCTCCGCATTCCGGTATCAGCTACGGGACGAAGTATGTAACGGAGGAGGAAGAGCAAATTGGAACCCTCCCCATCGGTTACGCCGATGGCTTCTCTCGTATGCTGAGCGGTAAAGTGGAAGTACTGATACGCGGCCGCCGCGTCCCTGTTGTCGGAACCATCTGTATGGACCAATGTATGGTATCGCTCAAACCTTTCGCCGATGAGGCGGAACAAATTAAAGCTGGTGAAGAGGTTGTACTCATCGGTCAGCAGTCTGACGAATGCATTACGGCAGATGAGCTGGCGTCCAAGCTGGGGACGATCCACTACGAGGTCGTCTGCATGATTGCCCACCGGGTACCACGTCAGTATATACGCAATGATATACCCGTGAAGACCGTAAATGCACTCTGGAGCAACCTTTAA
- a CDS encoding MFS transporter, which translates to MEILKNRNFLLLFVGRILTNIGDSLYAVAAMWLVYDLGGSTLYTGLAGFLSILPRIIQLLSGPMIDRVPIRGLLVYTQLFQALLLLIVPLAFYFDFLTVGVVLAITPILSTLNMWVYPAQMSALPKILDKKQLTQGNSLFSLAYQGIDVACNAISGVLIIVLGAVSLYLWNSIGFFIGALLFSQLKIKKSIKTSDNNDNKTSMNNTETSKPKRNALKSYWADMKEGLRYILATPLARVQMGMIVINAAGGATFTVMPAFADSLGGAGVYGILLMAQAFGSLLGAILAPYLKLERLPLGYIFAGAFCLSGAAWCLSVFTPWTWLVVLVYGLAWFPGGITNVIINSVIQKAIPEKRLGTVFAAASGLSGIAMPLGSLIGGALGVVAASSSIIAGCGIAVLSVGIFWVFDSTTRNLPSPDNVDEEWFAPYTNTAAEKSVSMHTAP; encoded by the coding sequence ATGGAAATATTAAAAAATCGCAATTTCCTGCTGTTGTTCGTTGGCCGAATTCTTACGAATATCGGCGACAGCCTGTACGCGGTAGCGGCCATGTGGCTGGTGTACGATCTCGGAGGCTCGACGCTGTATACGGGGCTTGCCGGCTTCCTCTCGATTCTGCCCCGAATCATTCAACTGCTATCCGGTCCGATGATTGACCGCGTTCCTATACGGGGGCTTCTGGTGTACACCCAGTTATTTCAGGCGCTTCTTCTGTTGATCGTTCCGCTTGCATTTTATTTCGACTTTCTGACGGTCGGCGTTGTACTGGCGATTACACCGATTCTGTCCACGCTGAATATGTGGGTATATCCGGCCCAAATGTCGGCCCTTCCCAAAATTCTCGATAAGAAGCAGCTGACGCAAGGCAACTCGCTGTTCTCCTTAGCCTATCAAGGCATCGATGTCGCTTGCAACGCAATATCCGGCGTGTTGATTATTGTGCTGGGCGCAGTATCCCTTTACTTGTGGAATTCCATTGGCTTCTTCATCGGAGCGCTGTTATTCTCGCAATTGAAAATCAAGAAATCCATCAAAACTTCGGATAACAACGATAATAAAACATCAATGAACAATACAGAAACTTCAAAACCTAAGCGTAATGCCCTTAAAAGTTATTGGGCGGACATGAAGGAAGGTCTTCGCTATATTCTGGCAACCCCGCTCGCACGGGTACAAATGGGGATGATTGTCATCAATGCTGCGGGCGGCGCTACCTTTACGGTTATGCCAGCGTTTGCCGACAGCCTCGGCGGAGCCGGCGTCTACGGTATATTGCTCATGGCCCAGGCTTTCGGAAGTTTGCTGGGAGCGATCCTGGCTCCATATTTGAAGCTGGAGCGCCTGCCCCTTGGTTATATTTTTGCCGGAGCTTTCTGTCTATCGGGCGCTGCCTGGTGTCTCAGCGTATTCACCCCTTGGACTTGGCTTGTCGTTCTGGTGTACGGTCTGGCATGGTTTCCCGGAGGGATTACGAACGTTATCATCAATTCGGTCATTCAGAAGGCAATACCCGAGAAAAGATTGGGTACGGTGTTCGCGGCAGCTAGCGGACTCAGCGGAATTGCCATGCCGCTTGGCAGCCTAATCGGAGGTGCCCTTGGCGTGGTTGCGGCAAGCTCCTCCATTATCGCGGGATGCGGAATCGCCGTGCTCAGCGTAGGGATCTTCTGGGTCTTTGACTCGACTACTCGTAATCTTCCGTCACCTGACAATGTAGATGAGGAATGGTTCGCGCCTTATACGAATACGGCTGCTGAGAAGTCTGTTTCTATGCACACAGCCCCTTAG
- a CDS encoding DinB family protein produces the protein MNMKELLLQNWDYAMGQEDWYPPILPALKDVTVEQALWKPEGQAANSIWENVQHLLYYKQRLLARLEGTPLPNEGIGNDETFLIHDTSEGAWNTAREQLQDVHAALRQKMEVMTEAEIIESPQRILSLIMHDAYHTGQIVFLRKLQGSWPAKRSDL, from the coding sequence ATGAACATGAAGGAACTGCTGCTCCAAAACTGGGATTATGCGATGGGGCAGGAGGATTGGTATCCGCCGATTCTTCCTGCCCTGAAGGACGTAACAGTTGAGCAGGCTTTGTGGAAACCGGAAGGGCAGGCGGCAAATTCCATTTGGGAGAACGTTCAGCATTTGCTGTATTACAAGCAGCGTCTGCTCGCGAGATTGGAAGGAACGCCGCTTCCTAATGAAGGAATCGGCAATGACGAGACGTTTCTTATTCATGACACAAGTGAGGGGGCATGGAATACGGCTCGGGAGCAGCTTCAGGATGTTCATGCCGCTTTACGACAGAAGATGGAAGTGATGACGGAGGCAGAGATCATCGAATCGCCGCAGCGAATACTTAGCTTAATCATGCATGATGCGTATCATACGGGACAAATTGTTTTTCTCCGGAAGCTTCAGGGCTCCTGGCCAGCTAAACGCAGCGATCTATAA
- a CDS encoding CGNR zinc finger domain-containing protein — translation MLWDDFINSEWHDWRGSGRSEDRLAREDWLTDFMNQYQLQVSLPLAPDELGQLRELRSFLLTCVQHIVAGESPSPMEIEQLNRWMAAGPVIRHLEIDEEQNLALSYILQNPGLQAAAAEIAGSFAQAIEQGELSRFRICTNPDCLWVYYDDTRNRSKRYCDDKMCGNLMKVRRFRAKKKQQSSDSED, via the coding sequence ATGTTATGGGATGATTTTATAAACAGCGAATGGCATGACTGGAGGGGCAGCGGCCGATCCGAGGACCGGCTTGCCCGAGAGGATTGGCTCACCGATTTCATGAACCAATATCAGCTTCAAGTCAGCCTGCCCCTGGCCCCGGATGAGCTGGGGCAGTTGAGGGAGCTTCGTTCCTTCCTGTTAACGTGCGTTCAACACATCGTTGCGGGGGAGTCACCCTCTCCCATGGAGATAGAGCAATTAAACCGCTGGATGGCTGCTGGACCCGTTATTCGTCATCTGGAGATCGATGAGGAACAAAATTTGGCGCTGTCCTATATCCTCCAAAATCCTGGCCTGCAAGCAGCGGCTGCCGAGATTGCCGGCTCCTTTGCGCAAGCCATCGAGCAAGGCGAATTATCCCGGTTCCGCATCTGCACGAATCCCGATTGCCTCTGGGTATATTACGACGACACGCGTAACCGTTCCAAACGGTACTGCGACGATAAAATGTGCGGCAATCTGATGAAGGTCAGACGATTCCGGGCGAAGAAAAAACAGCAATCTTCGGACAGCGAGGACTAA
- a CDS encoding GNAT family N-acetyltransferase → MSIKRVTQAELPWVNQQYVHIGFQPSSLDNEIIAIVMSQDDYAGVGRLVRLNEHEAELGGIYILDKFRGQSLAHEVVSFLVEESKRLGFKTVYCIPFEELQHFYKKFGFHEIDVNAPAVEPKISAKYHWCRERYDKKVLLLKLSHG, encoded by the coding sequence ATGAGCATCAAAAGGGTGACTCAAGCAGAATTGCCTTGGGTCAATCAACAATACGTGCACATCGGCTTTCAGCCAAGTTCACTGGACAATGAAATCATTGCCATCGTCATGTCGCAAGACGACTACGCAGGAGTCGGTCGATTGGTTAGACTTAATGAACACGAGGCGGAGCTCGGCGGTATTTATATTCTGGACAAGTTTAGAGGCCAGTCCCTCGCGCACGAAGTCGTCTCGTTTCTGGTGGAAGAATCCAAAAGACTAGGTTTTAAGACGGTTTACTGCATTCCATTTGAGGAGCTGCAGCATTTCTATAAGAAGTTTGGTTTTCATGAAATCGATGTAAATGCTCCCGCAGTCGAACCCAAAATTTCAGCAAAATATCACTGGTGTCGCGAAAGATACGATAAAAAAGTACTGCTGCTAAAGCTGAGCCATGGCTAA
- a CDS encoding hydrolase/acyltransferase translates to MPNMRYVILKGQDELLFVEMPSDYAYQLSALNLRLNKEIDKLTAAGKPQLPLAVAECDNLDLLQESLSIQGGLEYINELEQAFASLKETEYPLISLLTEIRALQAQLEQWYEEEAL, encoded by the coding sequence ATGCCGAACATGCGCTACGTTATTTTAAAAGGACAGGACGAGCTGTTATTTGTTGAAATGCCCAGTGACTATGCTTACCAGCTCAGTGCTCTAAATTTACGCCTCAATAAGGAAATCGATAAACTCACCGCCGCAGGCAAACCTCAGCTGCCTCTTGCTGTAGCCGAATGCGACAATTTGGATCTGCTTCAGGAATCGCTGAGCATTCAAGGTGGTCTGGAATACATAAATGAGCTTGAGCAGGCCTTTGCTTCCCTTAAGGAAACGGAATATCCGCTCATCTCATTGCTTACCGAAATTCGTGCTCTCCAAGCGCAGCTTGAGCAATGGTACGAGGAAGAAGCGTTATAA
- a CDS encoding peptidase E, with protein MKQIIAMGGGGFSMEPDNLLLDRYVLAQVSKELPEVCFLPTASGDADGYIERFYHAFRTLPCTPSHLSLFQPNFADLRSFVLEKDIIYVGGGNTRNMLVLWKEWGLDQILKEAYGQGVILTGLSAGSICWFEQGVTDPLNAPLYKLGGLGILQGSHCPHYDGESKRRPAYHKLVLQGEVQAGYAADDGVALHFMDGRLHRIVSSRENAHAYHVDREGNSVQEVELTPEFLG; from the coding sequence ATGAAGCAGATCATTGCAATGGGTGGCGGCGGTTTTTCGATGGAACCGGATAATCTGCTGCTTGATCGCTATGTTTTGGCACAAGTATCGAAAGAATTGCCTGAAGTGTGTTTTCTTCCGACGGCAAGCGGAGATGCGGATGGTTATATTGAACGTTTCTATCATGCTTTCCGGACACTGCCGTGTACTCCCAGTCATCTGTCGCTGTTTCAGCCGAACTTTGCCGATCTTCGGTCTTTTGTACTCGAGAAGGATATCATCTATGTTGGCGGGGGCAATACCCGGAATATGCTGGTCTTGTGGAAGGAATGGGGCCTGGATCAGATACTCAAAGAGGCGTATGGACAGGGTGTCATCTTAACCGGGTTAAGCGCTGGTTCCATTTGTTGGTTTGAGCAAGGGGTGACGGACCCGTTGAACGCGCCTTTGTACAAGCTTGGGGGTTTGGGTATATTACAAGGCAGTCATTGCCCGCATTATGATGGTGAGAGCAAAAGAAGACCTGCCTATCATAAACTCGTGCTTCAAGGTGAAGTACAAGCAGGATATGCTGCTGATGATGGGGTTGCATTACATTTTATGGACGGACGGTTGCATCGAATCGTAAGCTCAAGGGAAAATGCACATGCATACCATGTGGATCGAGAAGGAAATAGCGTTCAAGAAGTGGAGTTAACACCGGAATTTTTAGGCTGA
- a CDS encoding winged helix-turn-helix domain-containing protein, whose translation MEQDQNQSIEISVEQAKLLGSAQRVKILGTILDTAKTSKQVADELGDSPGSIHYHIQKLYDGGLIDLVETRTVGGIVEKYYKSKAKWFNTKGTQTMDPVLAEDYAAATRTRISLRLQLDADQYEEMTTEFKELLEKWVNKTLTTKGKDSKEYAVGINVVSTETSD comes from the coding sequence ATGGAACAAGATCAAAATCAAAGCATCGAAATATCGGTGGAACAAGCAAAGCTGCTCGGGAGCGCCCAGCGGGTAAAAATTCTCGGAACCATACTGGATACGGCCAAAACCTCAAAGCAAGTAGCGGATGAATTGGGAGATTCGCCGGGGAGCATCCACTATCATATTCAGAAGTTATATGACGGCGGGCTGATAGATTTGGTGGAGACCCGGACGGTCGGCGGCATCGTAGAAAAATATTATAAATCCAAAGCGAAGTGGTTTAACACCAAGGGAACGCAAACGATGGACCCGGTTCTTGCCGAAGATTACGCAGCGGCGACCCGTACAAGAATCAGCTTGAGGCTGCAGTTGGACGCAGACCAATATGAAGAGATGACAACGGAATTCAAGGAGCTGCTTGAAAAATGGGTGAACAAAACCCTCACGACCAAAGGGAAAGACAGTAAGGAGTATGCCGTCGGGATCAACGTGGTTTCGACGGAAACGTCCGATTAG
- a CDS encoding CopG family ribbon-helix-helix protein encodes MANMQNTKRIMISLPDHLLQEVDGIAQLENSNRSELIRQAMKLYLNERKKRYIRESMQRGYMEMAKINLTMASEAFHAEEDADNTLDRLVSGV; translated from the coding sequence GTGGCCAATATGCAGAACACCAAACGAATCATGATCAGTTTACCGGATCATCTTTTGCAGGAAGTGGACGGGATCGCTCAGCTGGAAAATTCCAACCGCAGTGAGCTTATTAGGCAAGCCATGAAGTTGTACCTGAATGAACGGAAGAAACGTTACATTCGTGAATCCATGCAGCGAGGTTATATGGAAATGGCCAAAATTAACCTGACCATGGCTTCTGAGGCGTTTCACGCGGAGGAAGATGCAGACAACACTCTAGACCGCTTAGTAAGCGGGGTGTAG
- the cmpA gene encoding cortex morphogenetic protein CmpA, whose protein sequence is MPQWLCNQLTRAFRKKDRRQIKLLNECWYFYRNSPGEENSNAR, encoded by the coding sequence TTGCCGCAATGGCTCTGCAATCAATTGACACGCGCTTTTCGCAAAAAGGACAGACGTCAGATCAAGCTGCTGAATGAATGCTGGTACTTTTACCGGAATTCCCCGGGCGAAGAAAACTCGAATGCCCGTTAG
- a CDS encoding SprT family protein, with protein MVTMNEMSNEELQAWVEKISLESFRVPFRHQATFNRRLSSTGGRYFMKSHNIEINPHQLATNGKEEVEKIIKHELCHYHLHIAGRGYRHRDADFKSLLQAVGGSRFCKSLPKGKAAGRRQPEPYRYKLRCSVCATEYLRKRKMNPARYRCGKCSGRLTLLKLDSPMKS; from the coding sequence ATGGTGACGATGAACGAGATGAGTAATGAAGAACTGCAGGCATGGGTTGAGAAAATCTCGCTGGAAAGCTTTCGGGTTCCGTTCAGGCATCAGGCTACGTTTAACCGGCGATTGTCTTCAACAGGCGGGCGTTATTTCATGAAAAGCCATAACATCGAGATCAATCCGCATCAGCTTGCTACGAACGGCAAGGAAGAGGTGGAGAAGATCATCAAGCATGAGCTGTGCCACTATCATCTGCATATCGCGGGCAGGGGATATCGGCATCGGGACGCTGATTTCAAAAGCCTGCTGCAAGCCGTTGGAGGGAGCCGTTTCTGCAAATCCTTGCCGAAGGGCAAGGCCGCGGGCCGTCGTCAACCGGAACCATACCGATATAAACTACGCTGCAGCGTCTGCGCAACCGAATATCTGCGTAAACGGAAGATGAATCCCGCCCGGTATCGGTGCGGAAAGTGCAGCGGACGCCTTACACTCCTGAAGCTTGACTCCCCTATGAAGTCATGA
- a CDS encoding Tex family protein has product MSELEAVVEVNEEQIRKEESKRIVKQIAKELQLSEKQVRTTVELLDEGNTIPFIARYRKEMTGELDENQLRDIEERTGYLRNLEIRKREVIRIIEEQGKLTEDLKASITAAVKLQEVEDLYRPYKQKRKTRASVAKEKGLEPLSEWIWSQPKQADVMVEAAKYVDEEKGVASAEEAVQGAMDILAENIADDATVRSWVRRYSLDHGILTSEAKDTEVESVYENYYNYRELAKKMPPHRILAINRGERENILKVGLDVPSESIHAYIGKQVLKGPSAVTDILTAVIEDSYKRLIAPSIEREVRGELTEKGENQAISIFAGNLRSLLLQPPVKGRCVLGVDPAYRTGCKLAVVDDTGKLLEVAVTYPTPPANKKQEAAAKFKELIAKYGIKLIVIGNGTASRETEQFVAEEVIAELADPELAYLIVNEAGASVYSASKLAQEEFPDLDVAERSAASIARRVQDPLAELVKIDPKSIGVGQYQHDVTQKHLEESLKAVVESAVNHVGVDVNTASPSLLSYVAGINATIAKNIVKYREENGKFVSRKQLQKVPRLGAKTYEQCVGFMRISEGENILDRTPIHPESYVVVDRLFKELQVSLDKLGSKELAELLDAQQPENLAVKLEVGVPTLRDILDSLQRPGRDPREELPLPIFRQDVLKIEDLMPGMELQGTVRNVIDFGAFVDIGIKSDGLVHISQLSDGFVKHPMDVVSVGDNVTVWVLNVDLKKGRVGLTMRKPKDQS; this is encoded by the coding sequence TTGTCTGAATTAGAAGCTGTTGTGGAAGTAAATGAGGAACAGATTCGCAAGGAAGAATCGAAACGGATCGTGAAGCAGATCGCGAAGGAGCTTCAATTGTCCGAAAAACAGGTGCGCACGACCGTTGAACTTCTGGATGAGGGCAATACCATACCGTTTATTGCGCGTTACCGTAAGGAAATGACAGGCGAACTGGATGAGAACCAATTACGTGATATTGAAGAGCGGACTGGCTATCTGCGCAATTTGGAGATCCGTAAGCGGGAAGTCATCCGCATCATAGAGGAGCAAGGCAAGCTGACGGAAGATCTGAAGGCATCGATTACGGCCGCCGTTAAGCTGCAGGAGGTAGAAGATCTCTACCGTCCGTATAAGCAAAAGCGTAAAACCCGGGCAAGCGTTGCCAAGGAAAAAGGGCTTGAGCCGCTGTCGGAGTGGATATGGTCGCAGCCGAAGCAGGCTGATGTGATGGTTGAGGCAGCCAAGTATGTGGATGAGGAGAAGGGTGTGGCTTCGGCAGAAGAGGCCGTGCAAGGCGCGATGGATATACTGGCTGAAAACATTGCCGATGATGCAACCGTTCGTTCCTGGGTTCGCAGATACAGCTTGGACCACGGCATATTGACCTCTGAGGCGAAGGATACCGAAGTGGAATCCGTATACGAGAACTATTACAATTACCGGGAATTGGCGAAGAAAATGCCGCCGCACCGGATTTTGGCCATTAACCGGGGAGAGCGCGAGAATATTCTAAAGGTAGGGCTGGATGTTCCTTCCGAATCCATTCACGCGTATATCGGCAAGCAGGTGCTTAAAGGTCCATCAGCCGTCACGGACATTCTTACGGCGGTGATCGAGGATTCATACAAGCGCCTCATTGCTCCATCGATTGAACGGGAAGTACGGGGAGAGCTGACGGAAAAAGGGGAGAACCAGGCAATCTCCATCTTTGCCGGGAACCTGCGCAGCCTGCTGCTGCAGCCGCCGGTGAAGGGACGCTGTGTGCTGGGCGTTGACCCGGCCTACCGTACCGGTTGTAAGCTGGCGGTGGTCGATGATACGGGGAAGCTGCTTGAGGTGGCCGTAACCTATCCGACGCCGCCGGCCAACAAGAAGCAGGAGGCGGCCGCCAAGTTTAAGGAGCTGATTGCCAAATACGGCATCAAGCTTATTGTCATTGGAAACGGTACGGCATCCCGTGAAACGGAGCAGTTCGTAGCCGAAGAAGTCATTGCGGAGCTTGCTGACCCTGAGCTGGCCTACCTCATCGTCAATGAAGCGGGAGCAAGCGTGTACTCGGCCTCGAAGCTGGCGCAGGAAGAATTCCCGGACCTGGATGTTGCCGAGCGCAGCGCGGCCTCGATTGCCCGCCGTGTGCAGGACCCGCTGGCCGAGCTGGTGAAGATTGATCCGAAATCGATCGGCGTGGGCCAATATCAGCATGACGTAACCCAGAAGCATCTGGAGGAGAGCCTGAAGGCCGTCGTGGAGTCTGCGGTGAACCATGTCGGGGTGGATGTGAATACGGCTTCGCCGTCACTACTATCCTATGTGGCCGGCATCAATGCCACGATTGCCAAAAATATCGTGAAATACCGGGAAGAGAACGGGAAGTTTGTCAGCCGGAAGCAGCTCCAGAAGGTCCCGCGTCTCGGTGCCAAGACCTATGAGCAGTGCGTGGGCTTTATGCGGATTTCGGAAGGCGAGAACATATTGGATCGTACCCCGATTCACCCGGAATCCTATGTGGTGGTTGACCGTTTGTTCAAGGAGCTTCAGGTAAGTCTGGACAAGCTTGGAAGCAAGGAGCTCGCTGAACTGCTGGATGCCCAGCAGCCGGAGAACCTTGCCGTGAAGCTGGAGGTTGGCGTGCCGACGCTGCGTGATATACTGGACAGCTTGCAGCGCCCGGGACGCGATCCGCGGGAGGAATTGCCGCTGCCGATTTTCCGTCAGGACGTACTGAAGATCGAGGATCTCATGCCGGGAATGGAGCTGCAGGGAACGGTACGCAATGTCATCGATTTTGGCGCCTTTGTGGATATCGGCATCAAGAGCGACGGACTGGTGCATATTTCCCAGCTGAGCGATGGGTTTGTCAAACACCCGATGGATGTTGTCTCTGTGGGGGATAACGTTACCGTGTGGGTGCTGAATGTAGATTTGAAGAAAGGCCGCGTCGGATTGACGATGCGCAAGCCGAAAGATCAGTCATAG